The proteins below come from a single Paroceanicella profunda genomic window:
- a CDS encoding aldo/keto reductase yields the protein MPQTPDTTRLGGSLTISRALTGLWQVADIERDGTALELDTAADHLDAYAAAGFTTFDMADHYGSAELITGRMLARHPAGARPLAFTKWCPEPGPMTPEIVRAGVQERLDRLGVAKVDLLQFHWWTFEHPAWLDALHEMAKLRAEGLIGEIGVTNFDAAHLALALADGIPIVSNQVSFSAVDRRAAGALSELCARRGVKLLAYGTLCGGFLSERWLGRPEPAEIADWSRMKYKRFIDTAGGWEPFQALLRALDTVAKRHGVSLSNVATRWILEHPAVAGVIIGARLGESEHRADNLRLFGFALDDADRLTLGAAFAGLSPIPGDCGDEYRKPPFLTASGDLSHHLEAIPGVFTAEEVPGRPGRRRVSSGSIWEPLAGFSRAVQVGNRVLVSGTTATHGTDRCVAPGDAEAQTTYILDKIAASLSALGASMADVVRTRVYLRDVAAWEGPSRAHGRVFGDTRPANTLLAAGNLVGDYEVEIELEAVVD from the coding sequence ATGCCGCAGACACCTGACACCACCCGCCTCGGCGGCAGCCTCACCATCAGCCGCGCCCTCACCGGCCTGTGGCAGGTGGCCGACATCGAGCGGGACGGCACGGCCCTCGAGCTCGACACCGCCGCCGACCACCTCGACGCCTATGCCGCCGCCGGGTTCACCACCTTCGACATGGCCGATCACTACGGCTCGGCCGAGCTGATCACCGGGCGCATGCTGGCGCGCCACCCCGCCGGCGCCCGCCCGCTGGCCTTCACCAAGTGGTGCCCGGAACCGGGCCCGATGACCCCGGAGATCGTGCGCGCCGGCGTGCAGGAGCGGCTTGACCGGCTGGGCGTGGCGAAGGTGGACCTGCTGCAGTTCCACTGGTGGACCTTCGAGCACCCGGCCTGGCTCGACGCCCTGCACGAGATGGCGAAACTGCGCGCGGAGGGGCTGATCGGCGAGATCGGCGTGACCAACTTCGACGCCGCCCACCTCGCCCTGGCCCTGGCGGACGGCATCCCGATCGTCTCCAACCAGGTGTCCTTCTCGGCGGTGGACCGGCGCGCGGCCGGCGCGCTCTCCGAGCTCTGCGCCCGCCGCGGGGTGAAGCTGCTCGCCTACGGCACGCTGTGCGGCGGCTTCCTCTCCGAGCGCTGGCTGGGCCGGCCGGAGCCGGCGGAGATCGCCGATTGGAGCCGGATGAAATACAAGCGCTTCATCGACACCGCCGGCGGCTGGGAGCCCTTCCAGGCCCTGCTGCGCGCGCTCGACACGGTGGCGAAGCGCCACGGCGTGTCGCTCTCCAACGTCGCCACCCGCTGGATCCTCGAACACCCGGCGGTGGCGGGGGTGATCATCGGCGCGCGCCTGGGCGAGAGCGAACACCGCGCCGACAACCTGCGCCTGTTCGGCTTCGCGCTGGACGACGCGGACCGCCTCACCCTCGGCGCGGCCTTCGCCGGTCTCTCCCCCATCCCCGGCGATTGCGGCGACGAGTACCGCAAGCCGCCCTTCCTCACCGCCTCCGGCGACCTCTCGCACCACCTGGAGGCCATCCCCGGCGTGTTCACCGCCGAGGAGGTGCCCGGCCGCCCGGGCCGCCGCCGCGTGTCCTCGGGCAGCATCTGGGAGCCGCTGGCCGGCTTCTCGCGCGCGGTGCAGGTGGGCAACCGGGTGCTGGTCTCCGGCACCACCGCCACCCATGGCACGGACCGCTGCGTGGCCCCGGGCGACGCGGAAGCCCAGACCACCTACATCCTCGACAAGATCGCCGCGAGCCTCTCCGCCCTCGGCGCCTCGATGGCCGACGTGGTGCGCACCCGGGTCTACCTGCGCGACGTGGCGGCCTGGGAAGGCCCGTCGCGCGCCCACGGCCGGGTGTTCGGCGACACCCGCCCGGCCAACACCCTGCTCGCGGCCGGAAACCTCGTGGGGGATTACGAGGTGGAGATCGAACTCGAAGCCGTCGTCGACTGA
- a CDS encoding GGDEF domain-containing protein, whose product MDLQFNVAMLLLEAVLYFGVMAFLFRVRHWLGSGIFFCTLGSMHFLETYLAATFYVSVPGGFMLSPGSTVLFSGKLVLLLLVYLRENAAVVRQPIYGLLVGNLFLVGLVFVLRLHAALNADAGTSLPDLPFLDTMGWLMIWGSTLLYIDCLMIILLYNHLARLVSRPVLRIWLASSVVLTFDQIGFFAALHVIMDMPYPVLFGGWMAKMVAAALFSGLSGVYLRWIEPATSVPTPLRLGEVFEVLTYQQRYLALVEQAGRDPLTGLQNRTRLETLGAETVARLARDGRSFGLLIADVDRFKQVNDSYGHAAGDQTLQAVAAALQSCLGEGDLAFRYGGEEFVVLFADHTAAEVAEVADQILRAIRAGHCHPADSDLTASIGFAMSPADGSDLNALFQRADERLYEAKRAGRDRAVGPRLHAATRHATPGLQQP is encoded by the coding sequence ATGGATCTGCAGTTCAACGTCGCAATGCTTCTGCTGGAGGCAGTGCTCTATTTCGGCGTCATGGCCTTCCTGTTCCGCGTGCGCCACTGGCTGGGAAGCGGCATCTTCTTCTGCACTCTGGGCTCCATGCATTTCCTGGAGACCTACCTCGCCGCCACCTTCTACGTCAGTGTGCCCGGCGGCTTCATGCTGTCGCCCGGCTCCACGGTGCTGTTCTCCGGCAAGCTGGTGCTGCTGCTGCTCGTCTACCTGCGCGAGAACGCCGCCGTGGTGCGCCAGCCGATCTACGGGCTGCTGGTGGGCAACCTGTTCCTCGTCGGCCTCGTGTTCGTGCTGCGGCTGCACGCGGCGCTGAACGCGGACGCGGGCACGAGCCTGCCCGATCTCCCCTTCCTGGACACGATGGGCTGGTTGATGATCTGGGGTTCCACCCTGCTCTACATCGACTGCCTGATGATCATCCTGCTCTACAACCACCTGGCCAGGCTGGTCTCGCGGCCGGTGCTGCGCATCTGGCTGGCCTCCAGCGTGGTGCTGACCTTCGATCAGATCGGCTTCTTCGCCGCCCTGCACGTGATCATGGACATGCCCTATCCGGTGCTCTTCGGCGGCTGGATGGCCAAGATGGTCGCGGCGGCCCTGTTCTCCGGCCTCTCCGGGGTCTACCTGCGCTGGATCGAGCCGGCGACGAGCGTGCCCACGCCCCTGCGCCTGGGCGAGGTGTTCGAGGTGCTCACCTACCAGCAGCGCTACCTCGCGCTGGTCGAACAGGCCGGGCGCGACCCGCTCACCGGGCTGCAGAACCGCACCCGGCTGGAGACGCTGGGCGCGGAAACCGTGGCGCGTCTCGCCCGGGACGGGCGCAGCTTCGGGCTGCTCATCGCCGATGTCGACCGCTTCAAGCAGGTGAATGACAGCTACGGCCACGCCGCCGGCGACCAGACGCTGCAGGCCGTCGCCGCCGCGCTGCAAAGCTGCCTTGGCGAGGGCGATCTCGCCTTCCGCTACGGCGGCGAGGAATTCGTGGTGCTGTTCGCGGACCACACCGCCGCCGAGGTCGCGGAAGTGGCGGATCAGATCCTGCGCGCCATCCGCGCCGGCCATTGCCACCCGGCGGACAGCGACCTCACCGCCAGCATCGGCTTCGCGATGAGCCCGGCGGACGGGAGCGACCTCAACGCCCTGTTCCAGCGCGCGGACGAGCGGCTCTACGAGGCCAAGCGCGCCGGGCGCGACCGCGCGGTGGGGCCGCGCCTCCATGCGGCCACCCGGCACGCGACACCGGGCCTGCAGCAGCCCTGA